The sequence below is a genomic window from Rudanella lutea DSM 19387.
GCTTCAGTCGGTATCGCCTGAGGGCACCGTGTTTATTCCCGAAGGTTTTTCGCCCAATGGCGATGGGATCAATGACCAGTTTGTGGTGAGTCGAGTCCCAACAAATACAACGGTTCAGCTGAAAGTGTACAACCGTTGGGGGAGCCTGGTGTATGCCAGCGACAACTACCGTAACGACTGGAGCGGCACCTCGAATCAGGGAGGAGTGGGCCCCAAAGGGCAGGGTTTGCCCGAAGGGACGTACTTCTACACCGTTCGGTTGAGCGATGGCCGGGAGTACACCCGCTTCCTCACGCTCAGTCGGTAAGTTATTTTTTGGCAAGAAGGAGATAACCCTATCGAAATAGAATACTTTAGGTAGTTCTTTTGCGTATTGAAATCGAGCTTTTGGCTCAATAACGTTAACCCAAGCGAACCAATGACTCGCTATAGGACATTTCTGAGCGTGCTGGCAACCTTTTTGTGGGTGGCGGTGGTATGGGCCGAAAGCCCGGCCAACGGTCCGCGCACAAAAAAGAACGCCGGGCGTCGTCAGACCGTGACGGCTACTGCCCCCAAAGCAGTGCCCCCCAAAGTGCCTCTTGTAACGCCCGACTCGCTGTTGCGGCAGGCCGACCGAATGGTCAGCTGGAAGGCGTACGGCCGGGCGATCGACATCTACACGCAGTTGCTGGCCGATACGGAGGGCCCTTTGAATGCAGCCCAGCGCACGGCCGCTACGGTTGGCCTTGCTAATGCCTACCGGTTGGTGGGCGATAATACAAAGGCCGAAAAGTACTACCGCGACTGGCTCGCCAGGGTACCTGCCACCGAACGCCGACCGCAGCCAGTGTTGCAGTTGGCCCAAACTCTGGCTGCCAACGGCAAGTTTAAAGAAGCAGAAGGGTTTTACGAGGAATACAACCAGTTGCTCGATGCGCAGAAAGCGCGCCGGGCAGCCGAGGTGACCACCGAGGCCGGGCAACGCTCGCGGAGTAGTCAGCCGGTGCAATACCGGCTCGAAAGCCTCGAACTGAACACCAAAAACGAAGAGTTCAGCCCGATGTATTACCGCAACGGGCTGGTGTACGTGGCCGGTAGCAAAGGCGGATCGGCTATCGAAACGGCCGGGAGTGGGGGCGGTTCGGGCTACCTCGACCTCTTGTATATTCCGAACCGGAACGATATTCTGGCGTCGACTATTATTGGCCCCGATGGCTCGGAAATTAAGGCCGATAACCCGCGTAACCGTCGTCGGAATCGGGTAGGTGAAGATGCCTATACCCGCCCAACCTCCAATGATTCGAAAACGGTGCCGAGCTTTTCGGGCGGTATTCGGGCGTCGGAAGGGCTGGGTTACGATGCCCGCCCGGTCAGTGCGGCTCAGCAGTTCAGCAAATCGCTCAATACGCGCTACCACGAGGGCCCGGCTACGTTTTATGCCGATGGCTCGCGGATTATTTTTACCCGCAACAACTACAATGACGGCAAAGCCCGCAAAAGTGCCGAGGGCGTAAATAAACTGAAGCTCTACACGGCCGAGCAGCAAAACGGGGCATGGGTCAACGTCGAAGAGATGCCCTTTAACAGCGACGAGTATTCGGTGGGCCACCCTACGCTAACCCGCGACGGCCGCACGCTCTACTTTGCGTCGGATATGCCCGGCGGACAGGGAGGCAGTGATATTTACGTCACCCAGTACGGGAACGGACGCTGGTCGAAACCCGTCAATCTGGGGGCTACGGTTAACTCAAAAGGAAATGAGCTGTTTCCGTTTGTGGATGAAGCCGGTAATCTTTACTTCGCATCTGACGGCAAACGCGGGCTGGGAGGACTCGATATTTTCATGGCTACGATGGCTGGCACGGCTCCCCAAACTGTTGAACACCTCGATGCGCCCATCAACTCGCCACAGGACGATTTTGGTCTGATTACCGACGCCAACCGGCAGTCGGGTTACTTTAGCACTAACCGGCGCAATGGTAGCGACGATATTATGCGGTTTGTGCGGCAGAGCTCGCTCTACGCCTGCCGCGACCTTACCATCCGACTCTATGACGCCGACACCGATCAGCCGCTCGATAGTGTGCAGGTTGATGTGGTGGGCCGTACCGAAGGGGGCGAAGACCAGCAACTGCTGACCGATAAAAACGGGCTTGTACGGCTTTGTTTGCAGGGCGATAGCGAGTTTCGGTTTGTATCGTCGCGCGATGGATACGTGAGCAGTACCGTGGGTTTTTCAACACAAGGCCTCACCGATGACCAGCCCAGCCGGTTGGAAATCGGCCTGAGCAAACCCACTCTCATGATCGACACGGTGTACACGGCGGCACCGGGCTCGGCCGCTGACATAGCTACCCTGACCCGCTCGCGTATCCGGGGTATAGTGGCTACTGAGCGCGATCAGCGACCTATCGAAGGCGTGACGGTGACTCTCCGGAATGAATGTGACAAAAGCGTACAGTCGGTGGTGACAGGCCCCGATGGGGTATATGTTTTTGACCTGACCGAAGGCTGCGATTACACCCTCGTTACCCGTAAGCCAACCTACGGCACCAGCACGAAGAAAATCAAGAAGCTTCCCAAGAAATCGAAGCCAAAACAGGTTGAAGCCGACGTACGTATGTTCAGCGTGGGCGATGTAGTCACGCTCGACAATATTTACTACGATCTGGACAAATCGAGTATTCGTACCGATGCGGCCCGCGAGCTCGACAAGCTGGTGTCGACCATGCGCCGGTATCCATCGCTCGTGATCGAGGTTCGGTCGCATACCGACAGCAAGGGCGACGCGGCCTACAACCGGGAGCTGTCGACACGCAGGGCGCGGTCGGTGGCCGATTATTTGGTGTCCAAGGGCATCAGTCGCAAACGCATCACGGCGCGCGGCTACGGTGAGTCGATGCTGTTGAACAACTGCACCGATGGGGTCATCTGTACCGAAGACGAGCATCAGCGCAACCGCCGGACGGAGTTTAAAGTGTTGGCAATCAAATAAGTTTAAGCAATCGGGTAGAAGTGAATGTATAATGAACAATGTAAAATGGATAATTAAACTGCTGATCGTCAGCAGGCAATCCAATTATTCATTATGCATTTTACATTGCTCATTCACTTGAACGTGTCTGCCCTTCATCGCAATGAGTGGGTTGCGAAAGGTTGACATAACTAAAAACCAAAAACCATAAACGGGCTAAACCGTATTACATAAAGTACTCGATGATGTTTCGGGCCGGGCGCTCTGAAATGAGTAGTGCCTACAGGTCAGCTGCTAACGTCCGGTGCTTTATTTTTGCATCATGCTCGGTTTTCCCAACTGTAAAATCAATATCGGTCTTCAGATTACCCAACGCCGACCCGACGGCTACCATAATCTCCAATCCTGTTTTTACCCGGTGGGTTGGTCCGACGTGCTGGAAATCATTTCCGTATCGGCCAATGATGCCCCGGTACCGGTGCAGTTTACCGCTACCGGGATTCCGATTCCCGGCGATCCCTCGGCGTCCAACAACCTTTGCGTGCGTGCCTACGAAGCCCTCCGGGCCGATTTTGACCTGCCGCCCGTAAAAATGCACCTGCACAAAATTGTCCCCATCGGGGCGGGGCTCGGCGGGGGCTCGGCCGATGCCGCCCTCACCCTCAAGCACCTCAATGGTATGTTTGAGCTGGGTCTGAGCCTGGCGCAACTGGAAGAGTACGCGCGCCCGCTCGGAGCCGACTGTGCATTTTTTATTCAGAATCGCCCTCTATACTGCGTGGAAAAAGGCGATGTGTTTGAGTCGCTTGCCGTTGACCTGACGGGGTATCATATCGTGCTGGTGTACCCAAATCTGGCCATTTCGACGGCCGAAGCTTACGCGGGTGTGCGCCCCCATCAGCCCGACGTACCCCTGCGCACCCTGCTCGAAGCTCCGCTGAGTGAGTGGCGGCACACGGTCCATAACGATTTTGAAGATAGTCTGTTTCCCCGGTACCCTGTTTTGGGTGAGCTGAAAGCCCAGTTGTACGAGTTGGGGGCGGTGTATGCCGCCATGACGGGCTCGGGCTCTACGGTTTACGGGATTTTTGGGGCCGAGCCGAACGGTATGGCCGTTTTTGAACGTTATACAACCTGGCAGGGGAAACTCTAAGCTTGCATGAGTAATGTCTTTACCAAACGGCGGGAGCCGTTCCGTTTCATGGTTTGGCTCGGCATTGGGGGTAGCGTGTTGCTCTTCACCATTTTGCTGACCACCTACATTGTCCGAAGCACCGGGCCCGGCTGGGCCGAGGTTCGGTTACCCAATGTGTTTCTGATTAGTACCGTGGTGATTCTGCTCAGCAGTTTTACCCTGCACAATGCGAATCGGGCGTTTCAGACCGAGCGGTTTGCTCTGTACCGAACCAACATGGGTATGACCCTCGTGTTGGGAACGCTGTTTATCCTGTTGCAGGGTTGGGGCTGGCGACAAATGGTGGTAGCGGGCGTTGGGCTGGAGGGAAATCCGGCCGGGGGCTTTGTCTATATTTTGTCGGGCCTGCACCTGCTTCATATTCTGATCGGCCTTATTTTTCTGGTGATTGCGTTGCTCGAAGCCATGCGCCGTCGACAATACGTCGACTCGTTTGTGTACAGCGTAAACCCACCCAATCAGCTCAAGCTCAAGCTGATCTCATTGTACTGGCATTTTGTGGATATCCTGTGGGTAGCTCTGTTTTTGTTTCTGTTGCTGCATCACAGCCTCAACTGGAATCTGATGGCCTGAGTAAGCGCCTGTTTCCGAGAGAAGCCGAGCCTTAGGGTTCGGCTTTTTTTGTGCGATACAGCCATATAAAATTTGCCGTTCATCATTATTGGCCCCGTTGCGTTCTGTTTTTCGCGATATTGCCAGTCAGTACTTCAACCATTAATGCAACTATTTTTATTGACTGCATGAATCGAAGAAACTTCATTCAACAGGCGGGGCTGGGCGTAGGAGCACTCATGGGCGCGTCAGTTCCGATTGTCGGAAATGCCGTACCCCTCGAACGCTTGCTCGAACCCGGAGTCGATGTGGCCATCAAAAAACGTATGGCCGATATTGCCCTCAACGCGGCCCGGAGCCGGGGCGCCACCTACACCGATGTGCGGATCGGGCGCTACCTCCAGCAGTTTCTGTTTACCCGCGAAAAGCAGGTGCAGACCATCACCAACGCAGAGAGTTATGGCGTGGGTATCCGGGTGATCGCCAACGGCACCTGGGGCTTCTCGGCTACTTCCGACGTCACCCCCGACGGTATTGCCAAGTGCGCCGAAACCGCCGTAGCCATTGCCAAGGCCAACTCAAAAATTCAGACTGAGCCCGTGCAGCTGGCCCCGCAAAAAGGCGTAGGCGAGGTGACCTGGAAAACGCCCCTGACCAAAAACGCGTTTGAGATTCCGGTGCAGCAAAAAGTTGATCTGCTGATGAAGGTCAACAATGCGGCCCTCGACAACGGCGCGGCTTTTGTGACCTCCAACCTGTTCTTCATCAACGAACAGAAGTACTTTGCCTCGACTGATGGCTCGTACATCGATCAGGATGTGCACCGGATCTGGCCTACGTTTACCGTAACGGCGGTTGACCGGGCGGCCGGTAAGTTCAAAACCCGCGATGCCCTCAGCTCACCCATGGGTATGGGCTACGAATACCTCGATGGGTTGGCTTCCGAAAAAATCCCCGGTCCCAACGGGCTGGTTGGCTACCGGAACTCGTACGACATGGTCGAAGACGCTACCCTCGCTGCCAAACAGGCGAAGGAGAAGATGACCGCCAAGTCGGTAGAGGCTGGTAAGTACGACCTTGTACTCGACCCCAACCACCTCGGCCTGACCATTCACGAGTCGGTGGGGCACCCCCTCGAACTCGACCGCGTACTCGGCTACGAGGCCAACTACGCCGGTACCAGCTTTGCTACCCTCGACAAGTGGCAGTCGAAAAACTTCAAATACGGTAGCCCGATTGTCAATATCGTGGCCGACAAAACCCAGGTCGGTTCGCTCGGGGCTGTTGGGTACGACGACGAAGGCGTACCGGCCAAAGAGTGGAATCTGATCAAAGACGGCATTCTGGTCAATTACCAGGCCATTCGGGATCAGGTGGCCATCATTGGTGAGAAAGAGTCGCACGGTTGCTGCTACGCCGACAACTGGGATTCGGTGCAGTTTCAGCGGATGCCCAACGTATCGCTCAAGCCCAGCACCGAGAAGCGTTCGGTACAGGACATGATCAAGGGTGTCGACAAGGGCATATACATCATTGGCCGGGGTTCGTTCTCAATTGATCAGCAGCGCTACAACTTCCAGTTTGGCGGGCAGCTGTTTTACGAGATCAAAAATGGTCAGATCGCGGGTATGCTCGACGACGTGGCGTATCAGGCCAACACCCTGGAGTTTTGGAACTCGTGCGCCCAGCTTTGCGACAAAGACGACTACCGTACGTTTGGGTCGTTTTTCGATGGCAAAGGTCAGCCCTCGCAGGTCAGCGCCGTATCACACGGTAGCCCGACTACGCGCTTCAATGGGGTCAATGTGATTAATACCAGACGGAAAATCTAACGTGTTTTGGGTTTGCAGAACGCAGACAGACCCGCGCTTCCTGTCGAAGCAAGGCAGCAGCCCTGTAAACCTGACACCGAAAAACCTGTAATAAAACATGGCTATTTTAAGTAAAGAAGAAGCCAAGCGGATTGTTGATAAAGTGTTGAGCTTTGCCAAAGCCGACGAAACAAGCGTCACCATCTCGGGTGGGCGCACGGGCAACATCCGCTACGCCCGCAACTCGGTATCGACGAGTGGCGAAAGCAATAACCTGTCGCTGGCGGTCACCTCTGTTTTCGGAAAGCGCAGCGGTACGGCAACCATCAACGAACTGGACGATGACTCGCTTGCCCGGACCGTTCGGCGGGCCGAAGAAATTGCCCGGCTGGCCCCCGAAAACCCGGAGTACGTGCCGATGCTGGGGCCACAAAAGTATCTGAACACGAAGCCCTACGCCGAAACTACTGCCAAGATAGACCCGGCTTACCGGGCCCAGGCGGCTTTTGATAGCCTGGACCCCTGCCGTAAGAAAAACCTTACTGCGGCCGGTTACCTCGAAGATTCGACCGGGTTTTTTGCGCTCGCCAACAGCAAAGGCCTGTGGGCTTACAATCAGCAGACATCCGCCGAGTTTTCGATCACCGTCCGCACGGCCGATGGTCTGGGCTCGGGTTATGCCACCCGCGACGTTACCGATGTATCGAAGCTGAGCACCCGCGAGGCCACCGAAATTGCCATGCAGAAAGCCATGGCCTCGGTGAGTGCGCGCGCGCTGGAGCCGGGCAAGTACACCGTGATTATGGAACCGGCCGCCCTCGTGTCGAATACCGATGCCTCGCTGATGGCCGCATTGGTTCGGTCGATGGATGCCCGCTCGGCCGACGAGGGGCGTTCGTTTTTGAGTAAAAAAGGGGGTGGTACCCGCCTGGGCGAAAAACTCTTCGATGAGCGCGTCACGATTTATTCGGACCCCATGAACCCCGAAGTGCCTACATCGGCCTTTGCGGGCGATGGCCGTCCGCTGGAGCGGGTCACCTGGATTGAGAAAGGGGTCGTCAAAAACATGTCGTATTCGCGGTATTGGGCCGAGAAAAAAGGGGTAGCGGCTATTCCGCCGGGGGGTAATTTTATCATGGAAGGCGGCACCCAATCGCTGGCCGACATGATCAAGAGCACCGAGAAGGGTATTCTGGTAACGCGCCTGTGGTACATCCGGCCGGTTGACCCGCAAACACTGCTGTACACAGGCCTCACCCGCGATGGAACGTTCTACATCGAAAATGGGCAGATCAAGTTCCCGGTGAAAAACTTCCGGTTCAACGAGAGCCCCGTTATCATGCTCAACAATCTCGAAGCCATTGGCCGGCCGGTACGGATTGGGGGTAACCTGGTTCCACCGCTCAAAATCCGCGACTTCACGTTCTCCAGCTTGTCTGACGCTGTTTAATTAATCAGGTGCTAAGCAAAGCTGTTACGCAGAGATGCACAGAGCCGTTTCGCCCACACCCCTCTGCGAATCTCTTAATTACTCCATGAATCTCTGCGTAACAACCTAAACGTGAATCTCTGCATAACAACATAATAAGGGCTCCGGCCCGCTTATTTTATGAACCGCCGACACTTTAATCAACTCCTGGGCATGGGCACTGCCGGTCTGGTACTGCCCAGCCTACCCTCGCTGGGGCGATCCGTAGCCCCGGAAGCCTTGCTGGAGCCGGGGCTCGATGTAGCCCTCAAAAAGCGGCTGGCCGATGCGGCTCTCAACGCGGCTAAGTCGAAAGGGGCTACCTATGCCGACGTGCGTATTGGGCGCTACCTGAATCAGTTTGTAGTTACCCGCGAAGACAAAGTGCAGAACATCGCCAATACCGAGAGTTACGGGGTTGGGGTTCGGGTAATTGCCAACGGTTGCTGGGGGTTTGCGGCTGCGGCCGATGCCAAAAGCGAAGCCGATATGGCCCGCGCGGCCGAACAGGCCGTGGCCATTGCCAAAGCGAACGCCCGGCTGCTGAAAGAACCCGTACAACTGGCTCCGCAGCCCGGCTACGGCGAGGTTTCGTGGAAGGCTCCCATCCAGAAAAACGCGTTTGAAGTTCCGGTCAAAGAAAAAGTAGACCTGCTGCTGGGTGTCAATGCCGCAGCCATGAAAAACGGGGCCAATTACGTGAATTCGGTGCTGTTTATGGTGAACGAGCAGAAGTACATTGCCACCACCGACGGGACCTACGCCGATCAGGATATTCACCGAATCTGGCCGATTTTCAACGTTACCTGCATCGACGCGAAATCGGGGAAGTTTGAAACCCGTAACGCCCTGAGTGCTCCGGTGGGTATGGGCTATGAGTACCTGCAAACCAACCCGTCTGACAAAGTAACCGGTATCACGACCCGCTACAACAAGGGGTACGATATGCTCGAAGACGTGACAGCGGCCGCTCAGCAGGCCCGGCAAAAACTGACCGCCAAGTCGGTAGAAGCGGGTAAGTACGACCTCATACTCGACCCCAGTCACCTGTGGCTCACCATTCACGAGTCGGTGGGGCACCCTCTCGAACTCGACCGCGTGCTCGGCTACGAAGCCAACTTTGCGGGTACCAGTTTTGCCACGCTCGACAAGTGGCAGTCGAAAAACTTCCAGTACGGCAGCAAGATTGTCAACTTCGTGGCCGATAAGCAGCAGGTTGGCTCGCTTGGGGCTGTTGGGTACGACGATGAAGGCGTGAAAACCAAAAAGTGGGACCTCGTGCGCGATGGCGTACTGGTCAACTACCAGGCCATTCGGGATCAGGCGGCCATCATCGGCGAGAAAGAATCGCACGGTTGCTGCTATGCCGATTCGTGGGGTACGGTGCAGTTTCAGCGGATGCCCAACGTATCGCTCGAAGCGGGCAAAACACCGCTCTCGGTGCAGGATATGATCAAGGATGTGAAAAAAGGTATTTACATCATTGGCGACGGCTCGTTCTCTATCGATCAGCAACGCTACAACTTCCAGTTTGGCGGGCAACTGTACTACGAAATCAAAGACGGACAGATTGCCGGTATGCTCAAAGACGTGGCCTACCAGTCGAACACGCAGGAGTTCTGGAACTCGTGTGCCGCCATTTGCGACGAGCGCGATTACCGGCTCGGCGGTAGCTTCTTCGACGGTAAGGGGCAACCGAGTCAGAGCAGCGCGGTGTCGCATGGGTCGGCCACTACGCGGTTCAACGGGGTTAATGTGATCAATACGGCACGGAAGATTTAACGAAGCTGAAGTCCCTAAGGAGTTATTACGCAGAGAAAAATGAAGATTCACAGAGAAAAGCGTATAGAACTTCAGAGAAAAGATCTCTGCGAATCTCTCTTTCCTCCTCTGCGAATCTCTGCGTAACAACTGTGAAGAAAGGCTTCAGCCTGACGCAATTATGGCAATCATTCTAACCGAAGCAGAAGCCAAAACGCTTCTCCAAAAAGTCCTCAGCTACTCGAAAGCTGACGAGTGTGAGGCAAACCTGTCGGGTGATATTCGGGGCAACATTCGGTATGCCCGCAATGCCGTATCGACCAGCGGCTCCCGGGCCAATCAGAATCTGGTGGTGCAGTCGGCGTTTGGCAAAAAAGTGGGTACCGCAACCATCGACGAGTTTGATGATGCCTCGCTCGAAAAAGTAGTTCGTCGGGCGGAGGAACTGGCTCGGCTGGCCCCCGAAAACCCCGAGTGGGTCGGAATTTTAGGGCCGCAGACCTACCTCAAAAGTAACGGCTACTTTGAATCGACGGCTAAGCTCACCGCCGAAGACCGGGCCGAAGCCGTAGCCAAAAGCCTGGAGCTAACCCGTACGCAGAACCTGACTGCGGCTGGTTTTCTGGAAGATTTCAAAGGCTACCAGGCCATGATGAATTCGAAGGGCCTGTTTGCGTATTACCCCAGCACCAACATCAACTTTTCGCTCACCGTACGGACGGACGATGGCAAAGGATCGGGCTATGTAGCCAAGGGGTACTCCGACGTTAGCAAGCTCGATACAGCCGCGGCTACCCGCATTGCGGCTCAGAAAGCGGCTGCTTCGGCCAACGCACAGGCTCTTGAACCGGGCAAGTACACCGTGATTCTGGAGCCAACGGCTGGCGCTGTGCTCATGGAACAACTGTTTTTCTCAATGGACGCCCGCTCGGCCGACGAAGGACGGAGTTTTCTGAGCAAGCCCGGTGGTAAAACCAAGTTGGGCGAGAAAATTGTAGACCCCCGCGTCACGATTTACTCTGACCCCACCCACCCCGAACTGCCAGCCTCACCGTGGGCGGGCGACGGACAGCCGCAGACCCGCATCAACTGGATTGAGAAAGGTATTGTGAAAAACATGGCCTACTCGCGCTACTGGGCTCAGAAGCAGGGCAAAAAGCCGGTGCCCTTTCCGAACAATGTGATGATGGCGGGCGGAACGGCCTCGCTCGAAGACATGATCAAAAGCACACAGCGCGGTATTCTGGTTACCAAACTGTGGTACATCCGGGAAGTTGACCCGCAGACGCTGCTGTATACGGGCCTCACCCGCGACGGAACGTTCTACATCGAAAACGGCAAAATCAAACATGCCGTGAAAAACTTCCGGTTCAACGAGAGCCCCGTTATCATGCTCAATAACCTCGAAACCCTCGGTCGGCCCGAGCGGGTCGTAAGTACTGAGTCGGACGGAAACTATCTTATTCCGCCCATGAAAATTCGGGAGTTCACGTTTTCAAGTTTGTCCGACGCCGTATAATTCCCGGCCCGGCAACCTGCTCAAACCCGGACTGTACTTTGCTACGGTCCGGGTTTTTTGTTGGGGGCCCCAGCAAGCCTGTTGGCCCAACAAATGGGTTGTAACCGATACGTTTAATCAATTGATAGGCCTTATTTGCATGTCACGGGTAGTACACTTGATTTTATATGCATCTATTTCTTAGATTACTGCTCTAACGTATTCTTAACCTAAATCCTTTAATCATTCATGGAATCGTACGCCTTGCGCAACCGCCTGCGTTTTGTAGGCACCGGTGCCGATTTGTTCGGTATTTATCTCCTCAACATGCTGCTGAGTATTGTCACGCTGGGACTGTATTACCCCTGGGCCAAAGCAGCCGTGCTCCGATACACCTACGCCAACACGCACTTAGACAACAGTCCGTTTCAGTTTCACGGCACGGGTAAAGAGATTTTTGTGGGCTTTCTGAAAGCAGTAGCTGTTATTGTGGGGGTTTACGCGGCCGCCATTGCCCTTACGTTTGCTTCTTCGCTGGGCCTGAAGATTATAGGTTTTGTGGCTATCTACGCTTTTGCGCTGGCGCTGGTGCCTATTGCGGTTCATGGGGCGCTGCGTTACCGGATGTCGCGCAGTTTGTGGCGGGGCATTCACTTTGGCTACCGGGGCGACCGCAACGAACTGATCAAAATGTACGTTCTGCAAGGGCTGCTGACGGTGGTTACGTTTGGTATTTATAGCTTCTGGATGACGCAAAACATCAACCGCTACACCATTGGGCATATCCGGTTTGGCTCGGCCCGGATGCACTACACCGGCGACGGGAGCGATTATTTCTGGCTCTGCCTGAAAGGATATGTTCTGACGATTCTGACGCTCGGCATTTACGGGTTCTGGTGGGGCCGCGACTTGTTTGCTTATTTCGTCGACAACCTCGCCATTGAAAACGAGGGCGAAATGTACCAGTTTCAGTCGTCGCTTACGGTAGGCTCGTATGCCGGGTTGGTCATTGGGAATATTCTCTTGATTGTGTTGACATTGGGGCTCGGGGCGGCCTGGGCTACGGCACGTACGT
It includes:
- a CDS encoding TldD/PmbA family protein → MAILSKEEAKRIVDKVLSFAKADETSVTISGGRTGNIRYARNSVSTSGESNNLSLAVTSVFGKRSGTATINELDDDSLARTVRRAEEIARLAPENPEYVPMLGPQKYLNTKPYAETTAKIDPAYRAQAAFDSLDPCRKKNLTAAGYLEDSTGFFALANSKGLWAYNQQTSAEFSITVRTADGLGSGYATRDVTDVSKLSTREATEIAMQKAMASVSARALEPGKYTVIMEPAALVSNTDASLMAALVRSMDARSADEGRSFLSKKGGGTRLGEKLFDERVTIYSDPMNPEVPTSAFAGDGRPLERVTWIEKGVVKNMSYSRYWAEKKGVAAIPPGGNFIMEGGTQSLADMIKSTEKGILVTRLWYIRPVDPQTLLYTGLTRDGTFYIENGQIKFPVKNFRFNESPVIMLNNLEAIGRPVRIGGNLVPPLKIRDFTFSSLSDAV
- a CDS encoding TldD/PmbA family protein — encoded protein: MAIILTEAEAKTLLQKVLSYSKADECEANLSGDIRGNIRYARNAVSTSGSRANQNLVVQSAFGKKVGTATIDEFDDASLEKVVRRAEELARLAPENPEWVGILGPQTYLKSNGYFESTAKLTAEDRAEAVAKSLELTRTQNLTAAGFLEDFKGYQAMMNSKGLFAYYPSTNINFSLTVRTDDGKGSGYVAKGYSDVSKLDTAAATRIAAQKAAASANAQALEPGKYTVILEPTAGAVLMEQLFFSMDARSADEGRSFLSKPGGKTKLGEKIVDPRVTIYSDPTHPELPASPWAGDGQPQTRINWIEKGIVKNMAYSRYWAQKQGKKPVPFPNNVMMAGGTASLEDMIKSTQRGILVTKLWYIREVDPQTLLYTGLTRDGTFYIENGKIKHAVKNFRFNESPVIMLNNLETLGRPERVVSTESDGNYLIPPMKIREFTFSSLSDAV
- a CDS encoding cytochrome c oxidase subunit 3 yields the protein MSNVFTKRREPFRFMVWLGIGGSVLLFTILLTTYIVRSTGPGWAEVRLPNVFLISTVVILLSSFTLHNANRAFQTERFALYRTNMGMTLVLGTLFILLQGWGWRQMVVAGVGLEGNPAGGFVYILSGLHLLHILIGLIFLVIALLEAMRRRQYVDSFVYSVNPPNQLKLKLISLYWHFVDILWVALFLFLLLHHSLNWNLMA
- a CDS encoding TldD/PmbA family protein; the encoded protein is MNRRNFIQQAGLGVGALMGASVPIVGNAVPLERLLEPGVDVAIKKRMADIALNAARSRGATYTDVRIGRYLQQFLFTREKQVQTITNAESYGVGIRVIANGTWGFSATSDVTPDGIAKCAETAVAIAKANSKIQTEPVQLAPQKGVGEVTWKTPLTKNAFEIPVQQKVDLLMKVNNAALDNGAAFVTSNLFFINEQKYFASTDGSYIDQDVHRIWPTFTVTAVDRAAGKFKTRDALSSPMGMGYEYLDGLASEKIPGPNGLVGYRNSYDMVEDATLAAKQAKEKMTAKSVEAGKYDLVLDPNHLGLTIHESVGHPLELDRVLGYEANYAGTSFATLDKWQSKNFKYGSPIVNIVADKTQVGSLGAVGYDDEGVPAKEWNLIKDGILVNYQAIRDQVAIIGEKESHGCCYADNWDSVQFQRMPNVSLKPSTEKRSVQDMIKGVDKGIYIIGRGSFSIDQQRYNFQFGGQLFYEIKNGQIAGMLDDVAYQANTLEFWNSCAQLCDKDDYRTFGSFFDGKGQPSQVSAVSHGSPTTRFNGVNVINTRRKI
- a CDS encoding OmpA family protein, translating into MTRYRTFLSVLATFLWVAVVWAESPANGPRTKKNAGRRQTVTATAPKAVPPKVPLVTPDSLLRQADRMVSWKAYGRAIDIYTQLLADTEGPLNAAQRTAATVGLANAYRLVGDNTKAEKYYRDWLARVPATERRPQPVLQLAQTLAANGKFKEAEGFYEEYNQLLDAQKARRAAEVTTEAGQRSRSSQPVQYRLESLELNTKNEEFSPMYYRNGLVYVAGSKGGSAIETAGSGGGSGYLDLLYIPNRNDILASTIIGPDGSEIKADNPRNRRRNRVGEDAYTRPTSNDSKTVPSFSGGIRASEGLGYDARPVSAAQQFSKSLNTRYHEGPATFYADGSRIIFTRNNYNDGKARKSAEGVNKLKLYTAEQQNGAWVNVEEMPFNSDEYSVGHPTLTRDGRTLYFASDMPGGQGGSDIYVTQYGNGRWSKPVNLGATVNSKGNELFPFVDEAGNLYFASDGKRGLGGLDIFMATMAGTAPQTVEHLDAPINSPQDDFGLITDANRQSGYFSTNRRNGSDDIMRFVRQSSLYACRDLTIRLYDADTDQPLDSVQVDVVGRTEGGEDQQLLTDKNGLVRLCLQGDSEFRFVSSRDGYVSSTVGFSTQGLTDDQPSRLEIGLSKPTLMIDTVYTAAPGSAADIATLTRSRIRGIVATERDQRPIEGVTVTLRNECDKSVQSVVTGPDGVYVFDLTEGCDYTLVTRKPTYGTSTKKIKKLPKKSKPKQVEADVRMFSVGDVVTLDNIYYDLDKSSIRTDAARELDKLVSTMRRYPSLVIEVRSHTDSKGDAAYNRELSTRRARSVADYLVSKGISRKRITARGYGESMLLNNCTDGVICTEDEHQRNRRTEFKVLAIK
- the ispE gene encoding 4-(cytidine 5'-diphospho)-2-C-methyl-D-erythritol kinase — protein: MLGFPNCKINIGLQITQRRPDGYHNLQSCFYPVGWSDVLEIISVSANDAPVPVQFTATGIPIPGDPSASNNLCVRAYEALRADFDLPPVKMHLHKIVPIGAGLGGGSADAALTLKHLNGMFELGLSLAQLEEYARPLGADCAFFIQNRPLYCVEKGDVFESLAVDLTGYHIVLVYPNLAISTAEAYAGVRPHQPDVPLRTLLEAPLSEWRHTVHNDFEDSLFPRYPVLGELKAQLYELGAVYAAMTGSGSTVYGIFGAEPNGMAVFERYTTWQGKL
- a CDS encoding TldD/PmbA family protein: MNRRHFNQLLGMGTAGLVLPSLPSLGRSVAPEALLEPGLDVALKKRLADAALNAAKSKGATYADVRIGRYLNQFVVTREDKVQNIANTESYGVGVRVIANGCWGFAAAADAKSEADMARAAEQAVAIAKANARLLKEPVQLAPQPGYGEVSWKAPIQKNAFEVPVKEKVDLLLGVNAAAMKNGANYVNSVLFMVNEQKYIATTDGTYADQDIHRIWPIFNVTCIDAKSGKFETRNALSAPVGMGYEYLQTNPSDKVTGITTRYNKGYDMLEDVTAAAQQARQKLTAKSVEAGKYDLILDPSHLWLTIHESVGHPLELDRVLGYEANFAGTSFATLDKWQSKNFQYGSKIVNFVADKQQVGSLGAVGYDDEGVKTKKWDLVRDGVLVNYQAIRDQAAIIGEKESHGCCYADSWGTVQFQRMPNVSLEAGKTPLSVQDMIKDVKKGIYIIGDGSFSIDQQRYNFQFGGQLYYEIKDGQIAGMLKDVAYQSNTQEFWNSCAAICDERDYRLGGSFFDGKGQPSQSSAVSHGSATTRFNGVNVINTARKI